A genome region from Triticum aestivum cultivar Chinese Spring chromosome 2B, IWGSC CS RefSeq v2.1, whole genome shotgun sequence includes the following:
- the LOC123046471 gene encoding ribosome maturation protein SBDS produces the protein MSRTLVQPVGQKRLTNVAVVRLRKGGQRFEIACFPNKVVNWRDRVEKDLDEVLQSHNVYSNVSKGVLAKSKDLIRIFGTDDLVEICVEILEKGELQVSGKEREAQLSAQFRDIATIVMEKTISTETRRPYTMNMIERIMHEIHFAVDPNLTSKEQALRVIKKLIENPKYKIKRAPLTVRFIAPKSNLAGLMEKLDGWNAIVLSKDESADQSSVVCEIEPSILHSCEEKLKDVQGRVEVLSVSAHTEGGSSTDQYDNVEDNVEKAQPVPAKESGAVAQLSETMQKQSLSSEVESQGQAPGKPQKRCRECDVFMEDKLYRDHCKSGWHKHNYTRHKNGLPPLSQEECLMEMEMADSQRGLKDYDF, from the exons ATGTCCCGCACGCTGGTGCAGCCGGTGGGGCAGAAGCGGCTGACCAACGTGGCCGTGGTGCGGCTGCGCAAGGGCGGCCAGCGGTTCGAGATCGCCTGCTTCCCCAACAAGGTGGTCAACTGGCGCGACCGCGTCGAGAAGGACCTCGACGAGGTGCTCCAGTCCCACAACGTCTACTCCAACGTCTCCAAGGGCGTCCTCGCCAAGTCCAAGGACCTCATCAGGATCTTCGGCACCGACGACCTCGTCGAAATCTGCGTCGAG ATTTTGGAGAAAGGGGAGCTCCAGGTTTCTGgcaaggagagggaggcgcagctGTCCGCGCAGTTCAGGGACATCGCCACCATCGTGATGGAGAAGACTATCAGTACTGAGACCCGGCGCCCCTACACCATGAACATGATCGAGCGCATCATGCACGAGATACACTTTGCCGTCGATCCAAACCTTACCTCCAAGGAACAG GCACTGAGAGTTATTAAGAAGCTAATCGAGAACCCTAAATACAAGATAAAGCGTGCACCATTGACAGTGCGGTTCATTGCACCTAAGTCCAATCTTGCTGGCCTTATGGAGAAGCTTGATGGGTGGAATGCAATTGTTCTTTCAAAGGATGAGTCTGCCGATCAGTCTTCCGTT GTATGTGAGATTGAGCCATCTATTCTGCACTCGTGTGAAGAGAAACTGAAGGACGTGCAAGGGAGGGTGGAAGTACTCTCGGTGTCGGCACACACAGAAGGTGGCTCTTCTACAGACCAATATGACAATGTCGAGGACAATGTGGAGAAGGCACAGCCCGTGCCTGCGAAGGAGTCTGGTGCTGTTGCTCAGCTAAGTGAAACCATGCAGAAACAGAGCCTTTCAAGTGAAGTGGAAAGCCAGGGTCAGGCACCAGGCAAGCCGCAGAAAAGATGCAGAGAATGTGACGTATTCATGGAGGACAAGCTGTACAGAGACCACTGCAAGTCCGGGTGGCACAAGCACAACTACACACGCCACAAGAATGGGCTTCCCCCACTCAGCCAAGAGGAGTGCTTGATGGAAATGGAGATGGCAGATTCCCAGAGGGGTCTGAAGGACTACGATTTCTGA